One Glandiceps talaboti chromosome 2, keGlaTala1.1, whole genome shotgun sequence genomic region harbors:
- the LOC144449400 gene encoding thymus-specific serine protease-like, which translates to MRLIAISLLLFCVLDVSNAILGTRFWKFREMVERQRREKALKQKQKWQNVIPLVGKPMFEFEAQFLMQPLEHFDPMVKDTYQQRYWVNPTYWNKPDGPVFLYIAGERGLGSYVVEIGEHVDLAKKYGALIVAVEHRFYGASINVDGLELKQMQYLSSQQALADLASFHSFAQSKFDLTEKNTWICFGGSYPGALSAWFRLKYPHLVYGAIASSAPVKAETNFEGYNEVVAASLADPVVKGSQECEANVASAFKEINQKIQEKQFDVLKKDFLSCNNISNPNDTATFVSNMASLLMGIVQYNEMTTWDIEQFCSYMTQPRKPYDNLAIFNAKYLNDSGEECSDNSFDNYLKLLRDTTSKSEGVGIRQWTYQTCTQFGYYQTCDSNTTCPFSPQMDLKSSLILCSAAFNISGSVVDRRVDFTNSYYGADHPSGTRIVFVNGSIDPWHALSVLQNLSPTVTAIFINGTAHCANMEEPTPQDLPSLVQARQKIDAQIGQWLQQARGQHENNKLYFKPQ; encoded by the exons GGACACGCTTCTGGAAATTTCGTGAAATGGTAGAGCGACAGAGAAGAGAAAAAGCACTGAAGCAGAAACAAAAATGGCAAAATGTGATACCTCTCGTTGGTAAACCTATGTTTGAGTTTGAAGCCCAATTCTTGATGCAACCGTTAGAACACTTTGATCCAATGGTGAAGGACACATACCAGCAAAGATACTGGGTCAATCCTACATATTGGAATAAACCTGATGGTCCTGTCTTCCTATACATTGCAGGGGAAAGAGGTCTGGGATCATATGTTGTTGAGATAG GTGAACATGTAGATTTAGCTAAGAAGTATGGGGCACTTATAGTTGCTGTAGAACATCGATTTTATGGTGCTAGTATCAATGTTGATGGACTTGAACTGAAACAGATGCAGTATCTATCAAGTCAACAAGC GTTAGCTGACCTGGCCTCATTTCACAGTTTTGCACAATCCAAGTTTGATCTTACAGAGAAGAATACATGGATATGTTTTGGTGGTTCTTACCCTGGTGCTTTGTCTGCATGGTTCAGGTTAAAG TATCCTCATCTGGTGTATGGTGCCATTGCTTCATCGGCCCCCGTTAAAGCTGAGACTAACTTTGAAGGTTACAATGAAGTTGTTGCTGCCAGTTTAGCTGACCCAGTGGTTAAAGGTTCTCAAGAG TGTGAAGCCAACGTTGCATCGGCTTTCAAAGAAATCAATCAGAAGATTCAAGAGAAACAGTTTGACGTCCTGAAGAAAGACTTCCTGTCGtgtaataacatttcaaacccaAATGATACTGCCACATTTGTTAGTAACATGGCAAGTCTACTGATGGGAATTGTACAGTATAACGAGATGACAACGTGGGATATCGAACAGTTCTGTAGTTATATGACTCAACCAAGAAAGCCATACGACAACCTAGCAATATTCAATGCT AAATATCTAAATGACTCAGGTGAGGAATGTAGTGACAACTCATTCGACAATTATTTGAAACTGCTGAGAGATACTACATCGAAATCAGAAGGAGTTGGAATACGACAGTGGACTTACCAAACATGTACACAGTTTGGCTATT ATCAGACATGTGACTCTAATACTACCTGTCCATTTTCACCACAAATGGACTTGAAATCATCCCTCATACTGTGTAGTGCTGCATTTAATATCTCGGGTTCAGTAGTGGATAGAAGAGTTGACTTCACAAATTCTTACTATGGAGCTGATCACCCTAGTGGTACGAGGATTGTATTTGTCAATG GTTCAATTGATCCATGGCACGCACTCAGTGTATTACAGAATCTTAGTCCAACAGTGACAGCTATATTTATAAATGGAACTGCTCATTGTGCAAATATGGAGGAACCAACACCACAGGATTTACCATCATTAGTCCAAGCAAGACAG AAAATTGATGCTCAAATTGGACAGTGGTTGCAACAAGCCAGAGGTCAGCATGAAAACAACAAACTCTATTTTAAACCTCAGTAG